GGTCTCTCCCCCCAGAGGGAGGCCGAGGGGAGGGCGTGAGGAAGCGTAGGGCAGAACTTTGTGTAAGCGCGAGGCCGTAACGGTGCTGCCGTGAGTCACCGTAAAGCAACGTATAGAGCAGAGCGAACGACCGGGTCTATGCGGCCACCCGGGGTTTAGCTGGCGGAGCCATGCCGCTGCCACACCGGGCGGTGCCCGGAGCCCGTGCGCCGAACGAGGCCGCCGTTGCTGCCGCCTCCCCCGGCAGGCCTTAATGAATCATAGGCTCTTACAGCTGGAAGAGGCCTCTAAGGCGCAGTATTTCACAACTAACGAGAGCCCCGTGCGTTCTCGGCTGCCGGCGGTGCCCGCGGCGGCACCGTAGCGCCGGGAAGGAGGGCGGCGGGGTCGAgaccccgccccgccccgcctgAGGGACCGCCCCCTGCTCCCGCCCCCATGGCAACGGCCTCTCTGGGGGCGCGGCCTCGccggagggggcggggcctcTCCCGGCCACCGGGGCCGCCGGGGCCACGTGACGACGacgctccccgccccccccctccccccccgccgctCTGCCGGGTCATATGCCGGGGGCGGGGCAGGCCCGCGCGCTGCTCCTCGGGGCTCCGCTGGTGGCCGCGTCGGGTCTTCTCGCGTCGCGGAGCGACACCGGCTCTCTCTGTCCCTCCGtccgtctgtctgtctttctgcccGTCCCCACTGCCGCGCCAtgtcccccgccgccgccgtggCTCGGGTGCTGGTGCTGGCCGCCCTGCTGGTGCTGAGCCCGGCGGGGGCAGCCCGGCAGTCGCGGAGGCCCAACGTGGTGCTCATCCTCACCGACGACCAGGACGTCTGTCTGGGCGGCATGGTAACGCCGCGGCtccccggccgccgccccgccggccgccgggaggggagcgggaggcGCGGGGTTGTGCGTGGGGGCCCGTGAGAGGCCTCGCCCTTCCCGAGGGGCTGGCCACCCGCCCCGCCGCCTTGGCCCGGCGGTGGGCTGGGGGCCGCCGGGGGAGGCGGGACGGGCCCGGCGTGGGGTGAGGGTCGCTTCGGCCGCTGAGGAGGCCTCTGGTGACAGGCGGCGCTGGCGGCGCccgggccgcggccgccggcagccTCTCTCCGCGGCCTCAGGAGAGATGTGCCCCGGAGGGCCGTGGTGCCCCGGGGGGCCCGAGGTGCCCCGAGGTGACTGAAGGGAGCGCCCCGGTGGGTTCCCTTCCTTGGGAAGGCAGCGAGGCTCCAGCCCGGGCTCCGCAAGCCCCTGCAAGTGCCCCGTACTGACCTGCGTGGGCTGACTTGCGTGACTGCTGCGGCCACGGGAGGCCCTCGTGAAAAGTTGGCCCCCCGGGCTATGCCCAGAAGCAGTGGGACAGCTGCCTCAGCTCCGCTCCTTCATCTAGCGCCCTTACGGGTTGGGCTGACTTTGGTTTGGTACCTCTCTTTCAGACACCCCTAAAGAAGACTAATGCCCTCATTGCGCAGATGGGAATAACCTTCCTAAATGCAGTGAGTGTTTGCATTAACTCTTTGAACTTCGTAGGTACACATGTTTGCGTAGTTTGTGTCTTAAGAGATTTAAAATCTCAAAACCGCTAATAGTTTTATGAACACCTGTACATATGTGTgtggttctgttttttttttttaaatcaatccCTAACTACTTTTAGGCCACAAAATTAATATAGCTCCAGGTCATGTTCATAATCTGAGAGGGAAAGTTTCACTTCCTAAAAGTGATTGTGCTAATTTCTTTAAGCCGATAGAGTAAAACTGAGtaatctgaatatttttgttacaatTTGAGAAGCATCAGAAGAAGCTCCTTAAAACTTTCAGCATCACGCATGCTGAAAACCCGCTTTGCTCTCTCTATATTCTAATATATTGCCAGGGCTAAAAAAATTGAGTGAGTCAACTGGCAAACAGTATTTTAACGGGCACTTGCTGCTGTGTAAAATGTAAAAGCTACATCTAATCTGTAATGGGGGAGGGTGGGGTTAAAGGGCATATTaggcagaaacaaaaccagcttcGTGTGCAGCTTTCCACTCTTGAAAATACTTGGGATGTAATCCTTTGTGTCAGAAAAGGAACACGCTTTAATGTTGGTCAAGTTAATAATCGACCTATTAGCTGATATTTCAAAGCTATAAATTATGAGGAAAAGTTGTTTTATGATCTCAATCTTGTATCTCTTCATCCTGTCTTTCCAGTACGTTCCCAGTGCGCTTTGCTGTCCCAGCCGAGCTAGcattttaacaggaaaatatcCACATAATCATCATGTTGTCAATAACACTCTGGAAGGAAACTGTAGCAGCAAGTTATGGCAGAAGATTCAAGAACCATACAccttcccagcactgctcaAATCTATGTGTGGTTATCAAACGTTCTTTGCTGGAAAGTATTTGAATGAGGTATTttgtgcttcctttttttttttttcatggtgacACGGTTCATTTGCATCCGTCCACCTTTCTGAAACATTCagtgatttttatatttgtagCTGATGGTGGGTccccaaaatgttttaaatggcaTTACTTGAATGGCTCTCTTTGCTGAGGTGGGATAAATACGATGCAAAGTTCAAATCTGTAACTTGATTAAAATCAGGTCCTGCAAGtgcctaaatatttttaaaaattaattttgaaaggatGATGGGATCCAAAGGCTTTTTTAGTACATTCAGATGTGTTAATTTTTAGAGATGATGATGGGGGAAATGGATAGGTGATTGACATGTGGTATTGAAGAACACCATCAAACCAGTGCCAGACCAGGCATGATGTTGAATAAcgttaaagaagaaaaatcagtttgtcTTGATGTTCCTGACTGATATATCCCCTTGAATCAGaggactgttttctttttagcagcTAATATGGTGTTTTAAGTAGTAAGTGTCCACTCAGGCAAATTCGTTGGGAGAACAGGTATTATCAGAGCTCTTTACAGAGGTTACCAAATCTCTGTATTATTGAATCACTTGTATGTGtgtgcttttgggtttttttccttgtttttaacTAAGCTGTGGTTTGTCATAGTTCATGGCAAGCTGTAAAACTCGGCACCGAAAGCTCTGAGATCAGGTGTTCCTCTTGTGTGGTGGAATGGCATTTGGAGCTTGATGAGTTAGAGGCTCTTCGCAGCATTATTTTCCTTGCATCTCTTAATGGAAAATTTTGGTGATATAATAGCATAATGGAACACGAGTTTTCATAGCCAGGCACAAATTTGTTCCCGCTGATGTTACCAAGGCAGCTAGGGGAAGGGAAACTTCCTCTGGCTTGGCTCTGAGCATCCCTTGACTCAGCACAGGCTCCTGCAGTTAGGCGAGCCGTGTAGATGggagagagcagccctgagaaaACCTGTTGTGTTGCTCTGAGGCACCCTCTGTTTTGAGTCTGGCACtgatgcagcagctgctttcccttttttgctGGCTTGAAGGCTAGTTGTTGTAGATTGTTTGGCACTGAGGTGACAATAGGCTTAAGCATTGCTTAAAGCTCGCACCCCCTTTTGGGGCAGGATGATGGGAGCTGTTGGTCTATATGACATTTTCTTTAGCATCTTGTGAGCTGTTGTCACAAAAGCCATGCACTCATGGCATGTGTGTTTTGATCACCCCTCATTACCTGATGATGTGCTGTATGTTCTCCAGGGTGTCTGCATATTGTCATGTGCAGAGTAGAACGGggaataaaatctgaattttatttgTGAATGACAAGCTTTCAGTTACTGTCTTTCTAGTGATTTAACCCTGGTTTCTTTAACAGGCTATACACGTGgttttatatgcatatatatatttgggtttttccattctgaaatcAAATTTGGCTTAATGTAGTTTCTGATTAGTGTTGAATAAAGCACACGAATATGAAACATAATTTCTAGCTTTTGTTCATCATAATTGAAACTGAGTCATGGTCTGTCTTTTTTCAGTACGGAGCAGAGGATGCAGGGGGAGTAGGTCATGTCCCCCCTGGATGGAGTTTCTGGTATGCTTTGGTATGTGactgttctttttttgaaaatacttaattttggTTGCTTTGTAATCCCACTCGTGTTCTAACTTTGCCGGTCATGAAAGAGCAGACTAAGAGCATTTAACAGCTTAATGCaaacttgctttccttttttcttctgttgcatcCTTGGCTTTCACAAAGGCTACTCTGACTAAGGTGCCTGGGGAAAAACCTCGATTTGTAAAGCCGAGGCAACGTGAAATAGAACTAAAATAAGTGGAGACCAGTTCTGAGAATTCTCATGGTGTCCTTGTGACAAAAGCTTATAACCTATTTGTCAAATGCTTGTTGGCAGCTCATTTctgttatttcacagaatcaatGTTCGTGTTACTTTGCATAAATATGCACTTGacttttctctttcacaggagaaaaattcAAAGTACTACAACTATACTCTATCAGTAAACGGCAAAGCACGAAGGCATGGTGAGAACTACAGCGTAGATTATCTGACAGATGTACTGGTAAGAACTTTTGCAACACCCGTGTTACAGAAGCTGCTTGTGACCAGATCATGCTGGGGGCTTGGGGAAGGGCGGGGATGATAATTTGTTAGGCTGCATTAGTTCATAAATACATGATTGTGCTGTCGTGATGGTGGGTGGGCGTTATTCAGCAGAGCAAGATTCTGGGTATATTTAGAAACGGCAGTTTGTGTGTACAAGCTGTGGAGAAGGAACGGATTCCAACTGCCCATTTGCTAACCCGTAGCCTCGCTGAGAGGTTAATACTGACCGCTATGGTGCGCGAGGAACATGATGCACGTAGGCAGTGTCTTAAATCACTTCAGAGAAGGATGCGCTTCATTACAATACACAAATTCTGTAACAGATTAACTGAGCCAAGGTTTCATTGGGAAGTTAAGCCTGTAACTTAAGCCTGTAACTTTAAGCCATGTTAAGCATAACTTTACACCATGTTTTATTAGATGCTATGATGTGTTAGTATCTTGTAATCTCTAATTATTAGTCAAACCGATAACTTGGAAATATCAAAGGCTAATTGATCCTTCACAGTGTGTGAGGGCAATGTGTGGACTATGCCAAAATGCATAGCTGACTAGGGGAGTCTTTAGTCTTGTAGCCTCTTTGTCCTCTTAAGGTAGAGGGAAGTAACAAAGATATCAAAAACTTAAAAGAAAGTTGGAAGAGTTACTTTAGCTCTCTTGAGGCCATGTTTAGCAAGTAGTATtagcctggggaggggagggaggtgtTCCCCCCAGCTGCTAAGCTGGAGTCTTAATGTGACATGCTCTTGTGGCGAATGAGTTGGTAGTGCTGAGAGCTCATGTGTAGCACTCCAGAAAATTCTTCTCTGAGAAGTCCCCTCATGCAATGGATTTGCAGTCTTCCACTGAGACCCTAATGAGTTTCATTCCAGTGGGTTCTTGAACATAGACAGCTGCTTCCTAGGAACAGAACTGATTGATGTTTCTTAGGGTACTGAACAGCTGTCTGATTAAATTTAGATTTACAGTCTAAAGCTAGATTGGAATTGATAAGCCAGAAGTGAGACTATCTTATTACTGTCATTGTGCTGGTCTTTTTTGATCCTTCAGCAGCTTGCAAGCATTTTGACCAACAGGTCATTGCTGTATAAACCTCTTACTTGTGGTGTGTTACTTATCGATACAGCAGTGTATTATGATTTTCAGTGTGTTGCATTCTACCTTCTGCCTGTAGTTGCCAAGTACATATTCAGCCTTTCAGAGCTAGTGTTTGAGTTTAGTTCACTCGATGGGCAGTGAACATCTGTGTATTAAGTCTGGTATCAAGAATCTGAACACCTGGATCTGTCTCCTGCAGTCCTGACATGTTGCAGTTTAAGCTCCTAACAAAATCTAAGCTGACTACTTCTGAGTTTACCTACATCATACTGGTTTTTGAACCAGGTTTTTGAACTTCACACAACTCTCATACTCCCTTAATTCTGTTGTCATACAACTGAAGTCTAGTCCCACTTGCTTAGATGTAGAAGTTAGGAGGAAGGAACAGGAGGGAATTCCTAGTGTATTGTTTCttctagagaaagaaaaggatatcCAAAATGGGATGTACtaatcaggaaaggaaaatgttgcaAGGTTTGAATAGTGAAGAACTCATCTGCAAGTAATACCTTTGAAGCTTTAATTTCGAAGGCTGACCAAGGGAAGGCCAAAATGGAACTCATAATCTTTTCTAACTTGCTACTTGGAATTGTGTATAGGCTTAAATGAAAAAGTGCAGTGAAGAGGTGTGAGTGAGTAGAATTCGGCACTCTCCCTCACTAGAGCTTCTGGCTTCACCAGCAGAAATGTGACACCCCTTAGAAACTAGGAGCTTGCTACAGAATGAGCATATGCTATAAACGGTAGGCCTGAAAAACTTTCAGAACTATTGCTACTTCTGAAGACGACTGAAACTGCTAAACTGGGGTCTGTCAGGCAGGAGATGGCACCTGAGAGCCTCAGAAAGACTCAAGGCTGTGCTAAAGAAAGCTCCAATTTTATTTGATGAAAGCAGAGTTTAGGTGGATTTTGTTGATACTTGGAATAAGCACAAACTTTTGAGCTTTCCAGGCCTAGATAACTCAAAGAGCTGAGGTAGAAAGCTGTTCAGAGATGTGGGACAAATGATTTGTTTGACATGAAcacttgggatttttttatcaCAAGCTGTTGTTCTGGGCACTTGTAGATGAGCAAGCAATAAGTTTCTGAAATAGTTTAAATGTTCCCAGTACTTCCAAGTTATGACTGTCTAGTTTggatttttcaaatgctttctgtttccCTTTGGAGGTATGACTTTTCTTCTCCAACAAAACTGTTCACAGGCCAACATGTCATTGGACTTCTTGGAGTATAAATCTAATTTCGAACCTTTCTTTATGATGATCTCAACCCCAGCACCGCACTCTCCTTGGACAGCTGCTCCACAGTATTCAAAGAGCTTTCAGAATGTCAGTGCACCaagaaacagcaattttaaTATTCATGGAAAGGTAAGCTGACTAGCAAGAATCTGTGTAGGTTTTTCTACTAGTTTGTGAGAGAAGTAGGCAATGACCCTGACTTGCATGTTAAGTTTAAACAGTGAGAAGAACAGGCTAATACCATGACATGGTTGTTTAGTTACGTTAATCAGCCTTTCAGgataagatatttttattttgactttgaGATACTTGCATACGAATATCTTGTAAATAAAGATGTGTAGTGGCACCAATGATAAGGCAGTACAATGGAATTATGATTGATAAATGGAAGACAGTTAATTCCATGTCTGATTTCCAAACAGTTCTGAAGCtgttaaaatgttctttcattGCTCTCAGTATGTTCGGGGGAACACATAGGTAATGTGCTACACAAAGGCTCAGGTGAAGAATGACGAGAGCCCTGTCGTCTTTGGCACATCTGCCTATGTGGGTGGGTGGCCTGTTACCTGAGCTTGTGGCAAAGCTGCCCCTAGCTGACGCGTGTATCAGGCTAACCAGAGGACTTCGTGAAATCGTGAACCGCGGGGCTCAGGGTCATCAAGGACTTTGAGAACTTGCCTTTCATTTGTTGAAATAACCTGTGACCAGAATTGCTGAGCCTAACATTACAAACTCACAGACATCCTCATGGCAGGGCAGTACCTTCCACTGCTGGTAAACTTGGCCAAATATGGCCTAGCTCAGACTAATCCGCTGCTACTTACTCTGCCAAGAACTGAAAGTCACAAACAGTTAATCTGGCAAGATATTTAACTTACagaggttttgttgttttgtttcaattagtttaaaatacagaactCACTACCGTTCAGTGTTCAACGGATTCACTTTAAGATTTTCTCCTAATCTTAAGAGATACCATTGCCTAAGTGCCTATCTGGAGCCCAGTGATACGTCTTCTAAGGTCGCTGTGACTCTTGTAGTACAGGGTGAAACTTGTTTTTTAGCTGAGGATTGTAGCTTGCAAAATGACCATGTGCTTATCAGCATGATgtaaaaacatgaacaaaaggggagaaaagggcTGCAAGCAGTAACAAGTACTTTAGCCTGACCTGTTAAGTTTTGAATGAAGGAGCGGCAGagtcagacttttttttttcccccctccataAAAGGATTCCTAACTTTGTCTTAGACTCCATTGCTGTAATAACTGAATGTTGTTAAAACAGCTAGCCAGAAATAACTTGACCAGCAAAGTTAGCAGCTagctgaaaaatacagtgtgGGAGTTCCCTTACGTGGAGCAAAAGCTTGGCATATGTCtataatacaaaacaaaataacagacTTGCTTGATGTGTGGTAGTCAATATCTGTGGGTACAGCAGTTTTACTAGGTTTCACAACAGGAACAGCCTAGCATTACCCTTCTTCCTAGACACAAAGTAGCTACGAACATTACCAGTGTGTGTTTCTCTAAGTGGCAGTGTTGTTGGTGTTGAAGCTTCTTTGAGCTTCACAGTTTTCTAGGGCAAGCGCAATTCCTGCAATAGCAATAATCGTGTACGTAGGCTCAGACCCTCAAGTCATTGGTGTTGTAATGCTTGCTAGACAGTCTTGCATTGTGCAGTCTTCATTCCTAAATTAATGTTGCCTAGCTTCCTCATACAGCATGTGGGGAAGGGCTACTGAAAGGAGCCATCTAGGAAGAATCTCTGCATGGAAAACAGGACTTAAGTTGTTGTCAAACTCTGGCCAGTGATGTGCACTTTAATTTCTGATTAGGGTCTTCAGCTGTGAACTGTATCAAGTGATAGGTAGCTGTCTGGTATCCCAAGCAGGACTACTGATAGCCTAGGTGAGTGGTTTGTCTAAGCCATCCTGAGAGAGGAGCTGATTAAGACACGTGTTGGGTATTCCTCTTGCGTGCAGTGTTTTTCCTGCCAAATTGGAGCATGGCTGTGTTCAGGTTCTGCTGGTGAGATACGGTACGCTGTCTCAAGGTCTCCTAAACTTTCTTTGAGAATGGGACATAGGGTCGCAACGGGATTGCTGGGCAGCTTTGTGCGATGGGGGCTGATGGGGAAGCAGATTTGAGGGCTTTGAGTCAGTGTGAGGTTTACTGAAATCTACAAAAATGTTTAGGTGCTGTGTGAAACTCCTGAAACTTTAGAGAAATGTAGGTAGAACAAAATACtccagagaagaggaagatTTTACTTCAGTAGGTGACTTACCTGCATGAGTTACCCAGCATGGTTGTGCCTTATGGAGGGCCTCTCCTCAGCCCATGTCCTGTGAAAGGTGGCTGGTGCACAGGTGACACTGCCAGCTCCTTCATTCTTTGAAGAACTTCTGCTGAGCTGGGGATGGGGTTTGTGATGTCTTGCATTATCTTTTCCTCTCTTAACTAGCACATAAGTCCTAGATGTTTGTTCTTGATTATGGTGTGAGTTTTCTTGCGGAGATAGACTAGTGACTCTCCAGAGAATTGTTTTACAACTGCCATAAAAGAGAAATCTGAATACAACTGAATTACAATAAACTGGACATGATATTAAGTCTCCATGCCAAAATCTTCCCTTCAGTCtacaagagcagaaaacaagaaCTGAATAATCGCAGGAGATGTGAGTCACTTCATTGTGAGTCTCTTAAGCCTCGGCCTGTGCAGAGTCATTCACTTGTGACAGGAGGGAAACTgcttaaacaaggggttttgTGGGGAGGAGTGACCAACTAAACACAGGCTCAAGCTCAGGGTGGTGAGAGGGTCATCTCTGACCTACTAAATGAAAAACGTGAAGCTGCATTGATGTGACTTTCTCCTTTATTCTGCTCCCCACTACCACTAACCTTCAGGCTGTTCACAGCAGACCTCCCCATGTATTGGTACAACAGCTGACCCAGTTCAAACTGTTGCTTCAGGATGTGGGAGTATCACTTTTTGCATGAGTTAGATTGTCTCTGTTACACTGGGGGGATTGGtgaggggagaaagggaggggcTGTTTCCGAGAGCTGGGGATGTGGCTAGAAGAATCATTAATGcttcagcaaaagaaatgctCTTGTTCTGGGGTCAGAAAATCCAGATAAAATGGTAATGTTCCTGCTACTCTCAGTAGTTGCCAGCCCTGAGGTCACAGGCTTCCAAGAATCTGATAGTGGCACTACATATTTTTGTCCTCACCTGTCTATAGGTGGTCCTAATTGCTTTTGAGGCAGGAGCTTCTCCCCACCTCTCTACCTATGTTAGGATGCTTGCAAATCTTAGTCCCGCAAGAACCTCACTTTGACAACCAAGTCCAATCTTACAACGCTGCTCAGtcctccagattttttttccatcagatcTGTCTCAGGCTATCAGGCTTTTATCTCTGGGAGTGCCTGCCCTAGCTCCTTTCACAAATTTCTTCCCTGCACTGCTTTGAAAAGATCCACTGCTATTTTCTTCACACCAAGGGCTGAGCATAATGGAGCCATAATATATTCTACGCTTGCAACTTAGATTTCACATGAACCAAGAGGGAAAACTGCAGCCAGGTCAGTTTGGTAGCATCACCTGGCTATTTCACAGGAATCATGTGGATGTTTTATGCTAAACAATGTTTATGTTGTAATTGGTCTAAGAAAGGTATAAAAGCTGGTACTTCTCTCCTACACTAATCTTTCTGGCTTCTTTCTTTAGAACAAGCACTGGTTAATTCGACAGGCAAAGACTCCAATGACTAACTCTTCAATACAGTTTCTTGACGATGCTTACAGAAAGCggtaagaatttttttgttgcttaaGATTTCTGCTCCAAATTTTtcttggtgtgttttttttaaatgtggggttttcttttaaaaaagggttgAATAAGTCTGACAATAGATGTCAAATTTACCTGTAATAGTTCTCTTGGTTTGTAATtggttgtatttatttgtaattttgttCGTAATagatttttggtttgctttttgcaAAGAAACTTGTCATTGACTTCAGAAGTATTTTGCTCCCAAACGCTGCCATCATTTATCATAAAAAAGACCAGTCATGCTTGGTGTCTCTACTGCTTCTCTTTCAGTGCATGTCAGGTTTTCATAAAAAATGCCCATACCTTTTACTTCCCTTGAATTCCAGATTCGTACATGATGAACATCAAATGTGATTGATTTATGTGCCAACTCGTCTGATTTATTTACCTCAGCTCTGTCTGTGGTCTTTTATGTGTCTGGCCAAGGCAGGCGCTTGATTCCCAAAAGGGGATGTGGGCAGTAACATGGAGAACCATCTTGTTCCCTCTCCTTAATAGAAAGGAAAGGTATTTGATTACACTGTAAGTGTCTGTTCTTTACAAGCTCTGAAACAAACATTAGCTTAGCTTTAAGTGTTAAACTCCATTTTGAGCAATTACTAGGCATTCGCTTGTCACTTTGGAGATGGAAACccatggggttttttcagtCTCTTGCTTTATAACACATGAAGGTAAAATTCTGCAACAAAATCTTAAATTAAGCCTGGAGATAACAGGTTTCTAGATTTGAATAACTCTA
The Phalacrocorax aristotelis chromosome 1, bGulAri2.1, whole genome shotgun sequence DNA segment above includes these coding regions:
- the GNS gene encoding N-acetylglucosamine-6-sulfatase, whose product is MSPAAAVARVLVLAALLVLSPAGAARQSRRPNVVLILTDDQDVCLGGMTPLKKTNALIAQMGITFLNAYVPSALCCPSRASILTGKYPHNHHVVNNTLEGNCSSKLWQKIQEPYTFPALLKSMCGYQTFFAGKYLNEYGAEDAGGVGHVPPGWSFWYALEKNSKYYNYTLSVNGKARRHGENYSVDYLTDVLANMSLDFLEYKSNFEPFFMMISTPAPHSPWTAAPQYSKSFQNVSAPRNSNFNIHGKNKHWLIRQAKTPMTNSSIQFLDDAYRKRWQTLLSVDDLIEKLVKKLELNGELDNTYIFYTSDNGFHTGQFSLPIDKRQLYEFDIKVPLLVRGPGIKPNQTNKMLVANIDLGPTILDIAGYDLNKTQMDGMSLLPLLRGDKNVTWRSDFLVEYQGEGYNGSDPTCPGLGPGVTHCFPDCVCEDSYNNTYACVRTLSTSWDLQYCEFDDREVFVEVYNLTADPHQITNIAKTIDQEILEKMNYRLMMLQSCSGATCRTPGVFDPGYRFDPRLMFGNHGVRARRFSGQSL